In Colletotrichum destructivum chromosome 1, complete sequence, the sequence TGCGAATGGTCTCGGCGGTCGGGAACTGAGCGGGTGGTCCCTCTCTGGCACGTCTTGATCGGTGCAGCTCTTGGGCTAACACCGTCGCACTTGGAACACCGTAATACAGGGTCTGTTGATCAGCTTAGGAAAACCCCTCCCCAAAGGATCGCAGGTAATAGGGTCGTTCCACGTACAATCCAAGAGTAATCTCGACTGAGGTCGATCTTTGACACCCGATACCTTGTCGCTTCGACAACCGTAGCCAGGATTTGCCGAGCAGTCTCCAGGAAGGCACCTCGGCTTTCACTCGCATGCTGTGCTACATATTGCAGCAGAAGGAAACGGCTATGGAGGAAGTCGAGATATATGGGCATTATTGTGAAGGTGTTGGCATCGAAATGGCTATCGGTCTCGTCGTGTTTCAAGCGGTCGTATCGCAGACAGTCGGGGCACTGCTCCCAGCTGGATTGGGCTTCTTCTAGAACGTGACTGCGTTACTTGTTGTTAGTTATGGATTCAGCAGTCACGTAGCTTGGGGTCGGGTTAGAGATTTACTTTGCCTTTGGTAATGTTTCGTGATTGTATGGCGCTGCGGTCGACTCTACAACCTTGGCTTTGAACACGGCGAGTAGGAGACGGATGCGCACAAGGCTTGTTCGGTGAGCCCGCCTTTGCGGATCCCAACCACCTGGTGCCAGCTCTTCGATGGCTTTGGCGAGAGAGGAGGAATCTGCGACCAGGACATCATCGCTGAGATCCAACGGCAGAACCAAACTGCAGTGTCGGTAGTTCAACAGAGGAGGTCGCCCCAAGAACGTGGCGACGCACTTGTCGACgtagaaggcggcggcgaagcagCCCCGTTTCATTTGGGCGAGAAAGACAGGATCGCTGTCATCCTCCTGACCGTGGTTGTGAAGGCCTGAGAAGTACACCGTGGCAGAAAGATCTCCAAGACGTCGCCATGCTTGATAACCTACGACGGAGTCAGCATCAACTGCTccaacagacagacagacagacaagcTAGCTAGCTAAAAGAAGACTGCCAAGAAACTCGTACTTGAATCGCCGTGTTGCTGCGTCTTCAACATCAAGTCGTTGACCTGCAATGAGACTAGAAGCTCGTTTGAGCAAGATGCTCTAGTACAAAAGGACAGGCAAAGGTCGCTGGCTTCAGATATCTGGGACAAGAGAGTTGAGTGGGCAGGCAAGCGGCTCTCTATAAACAGGGGATCGTCGCCGGGAGTTGCAACCAGAGCCCGACCGGCCACGGCGAAAACGTTGCCGACGGCTTCCCAGCGGAGACGCTCTCCTGTGAAAAGAGAGACGTACTCTTCTGCTGTCATGGAACGGTGGGAGGGGACTAACGGGTGGGAGGAGTTTTCAAAGATCCGAGTGGACACCTGGCCGAGGTGTCTCTCTAACCCATCCAAGGGGATCTGGTCGAGCACCTCTCGAATGGACCGTAGGATGTCGTCCAGAATCTTGTGGGGGAGTAAGGGTACTCGCGATCTTTGGTAGGACTCCCGGATCAACGAATCGCACGCACGGTGTGAGTGCAAGAGCTTCAAGACTTTGACTCCGGACAAGACGTCTACAGAAGAGCAGAGTGTTGGTTCTCTTGCAGCCCTCTGCGCCAGAGGCACAACCTCGGCGCCCAgtgaagctgctgctgcgtcaGAGCAATTTTGTTGGTCCGTTGCAAGCGGTCCACCTGTTTCCAGGCGACTATGATGGGATCAGCTATACTCCAGGCTGCATACTATCATGTTCGTAGCAAATGACTTCCTCCATCTTGCTCCGATGCTTACACCACCATGTATGTAACTGCCACACACTAGAGATCAAAGCACTCCAGGTGCAGGACCAAGGGGAGCAAGATCACGGCATGTCCAGATGAGGATTTGACAGAGCTGGTTACGGACCTCGAATTGACATCGCTAGCGATGCCTGAGGCCATCCTCTGCGGTGTATGGCTGGATGTCCTATGGCGGGCGGAAGACATCGGGGCAGGGTGATAAAAGCACTGGCCTGCAATATTCCGGTCGAGGCACCGCTGGCACACGGGGCGTGCATGGTCGCATCGCGTTTTCCACTTCCGACAAGGCTCGCATGATTGAGGCTTTCCGTTACGGCGATACATGGCATTCATTCAGTAGTACATGCAAAACGACTGGCTTCGAGTTCTCGGAGTAGAGTCGGAGTAGAAATCAGGGGGgatggttgttgttgttgttggtggtgacAAAAGCAACAACAGCGGGGAAAGGTTGCGGCTCTCAGTATTGATCCGGAATACGGAATCAACATTCAGGCCATGGGTCGAACAGGCCCACATGTCGGATAGGTCCTTCGGAGTAAGATGAATCTCTTGGGGATCACCGCTGATTATATCCGTATGCCGGTCGAGTACTCCGGCCGGTCTGGTCTAACAGGCACTCCGAACTGTCTCCCCCTTTACCGCCATTCCGAAATGCCAGTCCTCCTCTGCATCTATCTCATTGTTGttgccttttcttcttgctctgAGCACGCATTACAGTAATGCGCCATCTTCTCCAACGAGTGAGCGTGCCAGTATCCCTACATAAAGCACAGAAGGTTCGTTCAAGATGTCTTATTGGGAAGAGACGTGCATCCGCAATTATACAGGTTCTTCCCCGAAATAATTCCTCACTGAATGACCATGGACAATCCCTCCCCAGAAGACCCGGAGAAGGCCAACAGCCGAGTCCAACCGCCTTGCGAGGATGCGGCAGGGCACTTGACGCTGGATGCAATCGAGATGGTTGATtgggatggcgaggacgatcCCGCGAATCCTCGCAATTGGCCGGCACGGCGGAGATGGGGGAATGTCTGTCTGATCTCAATGATCACCATCATAACGTATGTGAGAAGACGCGCGATGGGAACCGTCTAGAATCCCGGTGTTAGGAATTTcgcgcccccccccttttttttttcctctctcccttttttctctcttttctctctttttctccttttcctgCTAATACCCGTGCCTACACAACCCAGACCCCTCGCATCATCCATGTTCGCACCGGCCGTTCCCGACATGATGAAAGAGTTCCGGGACGACAGctccgccatggcctcccTCGTGGTCTCGGTctacgtcgtcggcttcgctcTGGGCCCGCTCGTCTTCGCACCCCTCTCGGAAATGTACGGCCGGCTATATGTGTATCATTCTTCCAACGTCCTGTTCCTCGTCTTCACGGCGGGGTGCGCCCTGAGCACGCAGACGGGCATGTTTGTCGCTTTCCGCCTGCTCGCCGGATGCGTGGGAGCCACGCCGATGGTCCTCGGGGGCGgctccatcgccgacatcatACCCTCGGAGCGGCGAgggacggcgatgacgctTTGGGGCGCGGGGCAGCTGTTCGGACCGGTAAGTGAACGCCATTGCAATACAAATATTACACAGATGAGACCCTTGCCCTTGCGCTAACCGCCAGCCGTGCAATCTAGGTGATTGGGCCTGTTGGAGGCGGTTTTCTAAACGAGGCGGGTGGATGGCGGTGGATCTTTTGGGTCATTCTGATCTTTGTGAGTGATTCACTCACCCAGGGAACACAAATTTGTCCGACTATCATCTGACGGGCAGCTTCAACGGCGTAGGGCGGGGCGATAACTGCCGCGGGGTTCCTCTTCATGCGTGAGACCTACGCTCCGGTCCTGCTGGCACAAAAAGCCAAACGCCTTCGGCAGATGACGGGAGATGATAGGTATCAGTCCCGGCATGAGATGGAGCATGAATCGGTGTCCAAGGCGCTCCGGGTCGCCCTATTCCGTCCAATACGCTTGTTGTTCACCAACCCCATCCTCTTCGTTCTGTCAGTCGACGTCTCCATCGTGTACGGGTATCTGTATCTCGTCTTTACGACGTTGACCTTTGTCTACAAAAGTCTATATGGCTTCTCTTCGGGAACTGCTGGGCTGACCTTCCTGGGAATTGGTATTGGCATGTTTGTTGGTAAGTTGAGTCATCCTCCACCTCATGCGTCCTTGTGTTTTTTCCTAGCAAAGATATGAGTCTAACATTAGCATCGTAAAGGCTTGGTGTCTGTTGGTGTGGTATCAGACAAGATTGCCGTGCTGAGACAGCGCGTCCGGGAGCTGAAGCCAGAAGACAGGCTACCTCTCTTGATTCCCGGTGCGTTCCTCATACCGATCGGTCTGTATTGGTATGGCTGGGCCCTCGAAACGCGTGCATTCTGGCTAGTTCCGCTCCTGGGGATGGGTGTGTTTGGCGCCGGCATCATAGCCACGTTTGTTCCCATCCAAATGTACCTCATCGATACGTTCCATGATCAtgcggcctcggcgttggcggggctggcgatgatgagaagCACGGTGGGAGCCACACTTCCCCTGGCAGGGGGGCAGATGTACGAGACTCTAGGTCACGGCTGGGGAAACAGCCTGCTTGGTTTCGTTGCTTTGGCCCTGACCCCGATACCATTCTTGTTTATCAGATACGGTGAGAGACTGAGAACGCGGCAATCTGGCTAGTCGAGGAAGTCAACACCGACATATTCGATAGTCCAGCTAGCCCAGACCAAGgtagagaagaagaacgaaACACTGGTCTATCAATTCTATTAAACGACGCTTATATTCCAGTCATAAGATGACGAGTGACTGTCGATGCGGTGTAAGCGCTCAAACGTAGTGACATCACTTCAGTTGTTTGGTCAAgtgaacaacaacaacaacaacaacaacaacaacctccaGCAATACAATGGCACAATCGTTCTGAGATGACTGTTTTCGTCATGTTCCTCAACTCGACGGCTTTCGACCCGTCACAAATGCACTATTACCGTGTTAGCCCTCGCAAGCATCCCAGGGGGGGCAAATGGAACTCACGTATAAGTGTACAAGTGAATCTTGTCAGACTTCAGCTCCGCCCTCACCAGGGCCAGGAGGACCTGCACCTCTTCGTTGGACCAGTTGCCGGCGCGGGTGAAGAGCGCCAGGGTGTacgcctcgagcgccatctccaagaacTGGACGCGGAACCAGCGCCCAATCTCCCGCAGTTCCTTGTCGCGCGGCCAGGTGCCCATCGGCACGACCCTCTGGACCATGTCGACCTGCTCGAAGCCCTCGGCCCGCAGCATGTCCGGCAGCGCGGGCGCGATGTCGAAGCCGAGCGGGGCGCTGAGCCGCCGGAACTCGCTGAGCCACTGCCACGTCGCCGTGTCCTTGCCGagggtgtcgtcgtcgcagAAGAAGTTGGCGCGGCCCTCGGAGAtctcgacgcggccgccgggcCGGCAGTGCTCGTAGCactggcggaggagggcgggccagtccttgacggcgccggccaggGTGCGGGCGTGGATGAAGTCGAAGTGGTTCTTGGGGAACGTCCACTCCAGCGtggcgtcgtcgatctcgaaACACACGTTGGGCGGGACCCTGTGACACGGTTTTCTCTGTGTAAGTCActttttcttttttataCTCGCACGTGGAAGCCAGTCAAAGAAGGACGGATGAGAATCGAAGTCGAGTCGACGTACCAGTCGGGCTGGATCGGGCTTAGATCCGTGCCGATGACCTGGGCGGAGGGGAACAAGTCGCCGACTTCAATGGCCTGTGGATGTCAGAGGTGAAGAATAAGATCACTAATTGCTGGGTAAATCATGCCCATCAACATTGGCAGGGGGAGCTGCGTACCCATATGCCTGTGCCGGTACCGATATCGAGGATGTTCTGGGGGTTCTGGAGGCGAGTGGCACATAGTTCCCCTTTCAGAGTCAGAAGAAATACGTGATGGGTCATGTCCAGCCGCTCTtgctccttgtcgtcgttaGGCAGCAGATACTGGCCGGCGCGGTAGGCATGGTAGCGACGGCCGTTCTCGTACTGGTAGTggaagatggacgaggtTGCGCTGGCGGTATCGGAGACGTCGCTGGCGTAGTTGGAGGCGGTGTCGCTGGCCACGTCGGGCTACGATTCGAGTCAGTTCTGtcctggctggctggctgaaTGGCCATGAGTGGCGCTTTTTTGGGTGCTACTTTACATAGGCTTCGAGTTGGGGATGATGCTCCTCTTCTGGAGCTGCTGGGGCTGGCTGAGCTGCTTCAGATGTCTCAGCTGCTTCATCAGCTGGTTCACGTTCTTCTGCCGGTTCACGTTCTTCGGCTGGCTCGCCCGTCAAAGGAGATCCGGGCTCCGGTGGCTGGGCCGACCGGGACGGTGAGCGGACCGGGGACCGTGCCGAGGTGTGAGGCCTGGCGGACTTGAAGGACTTGGGAGAGCCCGGGGCGTCGGCGGGAGCCGGCGCAGTCTCATCTGTCGACGCCATGTTCGGATGGTCCGGATGCGGAGATGGACTTGgagcgagggaggggaggaacTCTGTTGACCGCCGCAAGATGACAGAAGGTTGTAGGCGGGCTCGCAATGGGGGATGTCAGCcgaacaagaacaaggagCGCCTGGCAAGAGAAAAGGCGAACCAAGGGTTTTCTGGTAATTtcaagaggaggaggggggaggggggcggcgtGGAGATTCCGCCATGGGTCTCGCCATGTGGCGTCAAGGAACGAGCTGACAGTGATAAGACACCGGGATCCTGATCCTGTCtggggggatggagggggtcAGTCAAAGTGATCATGGAGGACCCCCGACTGAAAGCGGAGCTCTTGGGGCTTCTTCTCGGGTTCATTTGTCTCTGGTAGGTAGATGTCTTTAGTAGGCCGTCGAGATATCGTCCCGACTTGGGATAAGCAACCAACCCTCCTGAGATGAATGGTATCATTGGtatgacgccctcggcggcaagccTCTCACTTGCCATCCAATCCAACTGCCGGGAGCGTCTCGTAGAGTTTGATTTTGCATTGCCCCGGAACCCTGCTAGCGGTGTCTCTggcgacaagaagaacgGGAAAGGCGGGACGTCGATAGCGGCCACTACTGTACTCACTCACACAAAGGTCTTGATAGTGAGTGACCCCCTCACCGCTTGGTCTTACATTGATCGGGCTCCATCTTCCGAGACTTTGCTGGGCATGTATGTGCCATCCGTCAACCGGGTAGCGGGGTCGTCGTTTGCTCAAAAAGGCCAGCAGAGAACCCTGTTCGTGGCCCCCCAGGACCATCTGCTGCATCCGCATCTGCATGATCGCTGGGGCTGGGAGGAGTCCTTACTTAGAGTCCCCCTTCAAAACCGGGTCACCACACAGCGAACACAAGAGAGCCCTGGCCCTTCGCCATGGAGTGGAGCACGGGTCTGCTGCTGTTCGGAGCAGCTTCTCTGCTCtatctcgtcgccgtcgccgtttCCAGAGTCTACTTCAGTCCCTTGGCCGGCTTTCCGGGGTCGAAGCTCGCGGCGCTGACACTATGGAACGAGTTCTACTGGGACGTCGTCAAGCGGGGGACTTTCATCTGGCGCATCGAGGAGATGCACCGGAAGTACGGTTAGACTCTGATAACCAGTCTTTTCTTGCTTTTGAAGCCATCATCACAGCGTCTTTCGATGATGCCgggcccctcccccccacgTAATATACTGAAtcaacccaacccaacccacCCAACTAACACGGTTTTGTCGTATGTCCACAGGCCCCATTGTCCGGATCAACCCGTACGAGCTGCACATCGTCGACCCCGACTTCTACGACGAGCTCTACTCGCCCAGCCACAAGTCGGACAAGTACCGATGGTGGAccaacctcgccggcgccgacggcagctCGTTCTCGACGGTGCCGCACGACCTGcaccgcctgcgccgcggtGCCCTGAACCCTTTTTTTTCGGCGCGCtccgtcgcccgcctcgagcCGCTGATCCGAGGCAAGGTGGACAAGCTGTCGGCGCGGTTTTCGGAGCTCGtcaagacgggcgaggtcgtGAGGCTGGACGCGGCCTTCATGGCGCTGACGATGGACGTCATCTGCGACTACGCCTTCGCTCACGACCGCCGGTACCTGGACGAGCCGGACTTCAAGCTCCTGTGGAAGGAgaccatcatcggcgccttCGAGGGCGGCGCTGCCGGGCGGCAGTTCCCGTGGATGCTCCCCGTCATGAAGCGGCTCCCGCTGCCGGTGGTGTCCGCCATGAACCCTTCCgtcggccatcttctccgctGGCAGGCCGGTGTCAGAGACCAGGTTCGACCCATCCTGGACcggacggacgacgacgacaacgacgacgtctCCGGGAAGCAAGGGGATCCGTCTTCGAGGACCACGGTGTTCCACGCCCTGCGCGACAGCGATCTGCCCCCGGGCGAAAAGAGCCTGCAGCGGCTctgcgacgaggccgagatcctGACGGGCGCGGGCTCCGAGACGACGGCCCAGGCGCTCACGAGGATCCTGTTCTATCTCAAGCACGTCCCGGACACGCTGCGACAGCTCCGCACGGAACTGGACGCGGCGATGCCAAGCAgcgcggccgaggtgcccCCCTGGGGCGAGCTGCAGAAGCTGCCCTATCTGGTGGGTTCAGGggtgtctctctctcttttccaAGGGATCTACGCTATATGCCAAAACCTATGCCAAgtcttgtcgtcttgtcCTTGTTGTCTAACCAAACGTGCGTGCTCTTCCTAGACTGCCGTCATCCGGGAAGGCTTGAGACTCTCGTACGGAGTCACCACTCGACTGCCCCGGATCGCCCATCACGATATCGAGTACAAGGGATACAGGATACCTGCTGGAGTAGGTGATCGCCAGATGAGACCAATTCGGGGGGGAAAAGGTGCCAAGTGCTTTGCTTTACTGACCATCGGGGGTCTAGACTCCCGTGTCCCAGACGCCCTACTTCATCCTGACGCACCCTTCCGTGTTCCCCGAGCCTCACAGGTTCCGGCCAGAGCGTTggatcgaggccgaggccaagggcagaCGTCTTGACAGGTATCTCGTCTCTTTCGGCAAAGGCAGCCGTCAGTGCCTGGGAAtcaagtgagagagagatcCGTCCCGTCCCCATTTCTCCCCTCTTGGGTGTTGCCAAACAGGAGAGAGGGTTGAGTTATTCTTTGCATGTATTATCGCCTAACACAATGTCAGCTTGACCTACGCCGAGATGTATCTTGCagtggccgccgtcgtccgccgcTTCGACTGGGACATGTTCGAAAcgacgctcgacgacgtcgtctgCAAGCacgacttcttcgtcgccgtcgccgacttGGACAGCAGAGGTGTCCGAGCCAAGTTGTCGTCCCGAGATAACCGGAGGATGATATGATGGGCAACCCCCCCGGAACCGAACAGTCTCGACGGGGCCATGGATGAATGAGTGACACACCAGGATCGAAGAGAAACAGGTAAATACGGCGGACAAGCGGATAAGTGCCCTCCCTCctcaccctcgtcctcgcgctCTCGCTCATTGCCCACTTCGACACTCATCCATGTACGGATACCCCAGCTGTACAGGTATTTCTCCGCATCCGCTCTCTCTCGTTTAAGATTAGACCACATCCTTACGACCACTATCTCACCTGTATGCATTTACCCCGCGCAGCAACAAGGTACGAGATGCGGGGAGACGCGTGGTTTTACCTGTAGGATCCAACATGCAAACATTCGCAGGGGGGGTTGGAATCATCCGCGCCCACCGGCAACCGcctgggggggggttggccCAGACAAGGGAAGGGAATTCGCCGCCAGTTCCATGGAAGATTTAAGCATCTTTTGCATGTATTTCCACTAAACAAGGTACATACATGttctgtgtgtgtgtgtacacTACACTCCTAACCCCCCGGTCCGCGAAATCATCCCCCGACCggccgagctgccggccATCGAGCATGGGACTCGACTCCACAAATCTTCCACGTATTGCTGCGTGCGGATTCGAgcgccgacgatggcctgTTGCGCCGGTCGGTGACATCTCGTTTAACCTAGTTTTTGCTTCTGACGCTGTCTGGACTGGGAGTATTTGAAGGAGGGGATGGTTCATGAGAAACAGTAACTTGGGTTGGTTCTCGTCCAGTAGTCCGAACTTGgcatccctcccccccttcccctcctccttgtctACCTGCTCGTGCTtgtatctctctctctgtgtgtgtgtccaAGTGTCCAAGACTCGCCAATCATGCGGATCATCTCTCTCGGCGTCTTGGCTGCGGCCACTGGCCTCTTgtccgccaccaccgccgccgcccagtcCGGCATCCCGAAGcgccccgtcgtcgagccggcGCCCTTCAACTCGGGCAAGGCCATGCCCtactcgccgccgcgggacGAGGGCCGGTACTGCTACGTCAAGCCGAGCTgcaccgccggccgcgacgacgcgCCCAAGATCCTCCGCGCCTTCACCGAGTGCAAcgacggcggcaccgtcgtcctcgaccagaAGTACCTCGTCAGCTCGCCGCTCGACCTGACATTCCTCAAgcacgtcgacgtcgtcatcaccgGCGAGATCCATTTCAACGACGACCCCTACTACTGGGCCGAGAACAGCTTCAAGTTCGACTTCCAGAACCAGTCCGTCTTCTGGAAGCTCGGCGGTGAGGATATCAACATCTACGGCGACCTGGGCAACGACAAGtccgtcatcgacggccacggccaggCGTACTGGGTCGagatccagaccaacaagAGTGTaagtagtggtggtggtggtggtggtggtattGGTGGTCTCGATAGCTTTCGAAGTGGCAGCCATTCAACTAAACTAACTCCATTGATATAGCTCCTGAGGCCTATGCTGTTCTCCTTTGACGGCGTCAAGGGAGCCACCATGTCCCACCTCCGCATGCGCAACCCGCCCAACGTAAGTTCCGGCCGCCATTGGTTGGTGTTACAGTTCAAAACTGACGGATGCAGTGGTTCAACTTGATTGCCAACAGCACCGATGTGATCATCAGCAACATGGACCTGAGGGCAATCGTAAGTTAACCAAGACTTGCGCTAAGAGCCAACAGTTGCTCTAACTGACAACCCCCGCAACAGAGCGAAAACGGTGTCAAGATCGCCAACTCCGACGGCTGGGACACGTACCGCTCCGACCGCATTGTAGGTAATTAGAAAGAGAGTAAAGGTTTAAAGCTAATAAGTTAAAGGTTATACAAGATTCATTTATAATTAACACGGACGGTAAGTCTCATTAGTAATTCTTCCGTCGTCTTTTCCAGCCAACCTCCAGAGTCGTGAGACTTCTCGACAACTGCCCGCTCTACGAGTGACATCAAATGGCAACCAAACCA encodes:
- a CDS encoding uncharacterized protein (Putative transcription factor domain, fungi) → MASGIASDVNSRSVTSSVKSSSGHAVILLPLVLHLECFDLYRLETGGPLATDQQNCSDAAAASLGAEVVPLAQRAAREPTLCSSVDVLSGVKVLKLLHSHRACDSLIRESYQRSRVPLLPHKILDDILRSIREVLDQIPLDGLERHLGQVSTRIFENSSHPLVPSHRSMTAEEYVSLFTGERLRWEAVGNVFAVAGRALVATPGDDPLFIESRLPAHSTLLSQISEASDLCLSFCTRASCSNELLVSLQVNDLMLKTQQHGDSSYQAWRRLGDLSATVYFSGLHNHGQEDDSDPVFLAQMKRGCFAAAFYVDKCVATFLGRPPLLNYRHCSLVLPLDLSDDVLVADSSSLAKAIEELAPGGWDPQRRAHRTSLVRIRLLLAVFKAKVVESTAAPYNHETLPKANHVLEEAQSSWEQCPDCLRYDRLKHDETDSHFDANTFTIMPIYLDFLHSRFLLLQYVAQHASESRGAFLETARQILATVVEATRYRVSKIDLSRDYSWITLYYGVPSATVLAQELHRSRRAREGPPAQFPTAETIRNLCVFLSNLSWVVSPTHGDYQFCKDAQRRLSQMVDEILEPTSSPPADTIALDEPLDPMLEWLDYGNLEFGPVMFG
- a CDS encoding Putative major facilitator superfamily, MFS transporter superfamily, translated to MDNPSPEDPEKANSRVQPPCEDAAGHLTLDAIEMVDWDGEDDPANPRNWPARRRWGNVCLISMITIITPLASSMFAPAVPDMMKEFRDDSSAMASLVVSVYVVGFALGPLVFAPLSEMYGRLYVYHSSNVLFLVFTAGCALSTQTGMFVAFRLLAGCVGATPMVLGGGSIADIIPSERRGTAMTLWGAGQLFGPVIGPVGGGFLNEAGGWRWIFWVILIFGGAITAAGFLFMRETYAPVLLAQKAKRLRQMTGDDRYQSRHEMEHESVSKALRVALFRPIRLLFTNPILFVLSVDVSIVYGYLYLVFTTLTFVYKSLYGFSSGTAGLTFLGIGIGMFVGLVSVGVVSDKIAVLRQRVRELKPEDRLPLLIPGAFLIPIGLYWYGWALETRAFWLVPLLGMGVFGAGIIATFVPIQMYLIDTFHDHAASALAGLAMMRSTVGATLPLAGGQMYETLGHGWGNSLLGFVALALTPIPFLFIRYGERLRTRQSG
- a CDS encoding Putative S-adenosyl-L-methionine-dependent methyltransferase superfamily, yielding MASTDETAPAPADAPGSPKSFKSARPHTSARSPVRSPSRSAQPPEPGSPLTGEPAEEREPAEEREPADEAAETSEAAQPAPAAPEEEHHPQLEAYPDVASDTASNYASDVSDTASATSSIFHYQYENGRRYHAYRAGQYLLPNDDKEQERLDMTHHVFLLTLKGELCATRLQNPQNILDIGTGTGIWAIEVGDLFPSAQVIGTDLSPIQPDWVPPNVCFEIDDATLEWTFPKNHFDFIHARTLAGAVKDWPALLRQCYEHCRPGGRVEISEGRANFFCDDDTLGKDTATWQWLSEFRRLSAPLGFDIAPALPDMLRAEGFEQVDMVQRVVPMGTWPRDKELREIGRWFRVQFLEMALEAYTLALFTRAGNWSNEEVQVLLALVRAELKSDKIHLYTYTAFVTGRKPSS
- a CDS encoding Putative cytochrome P450, with product MEWSTGLLLFGAASLLYLVAVAVSRVYFSPLAGFPGSKLAALTLWNEFYWDVVKRGTFIWRIEEMHRKYGPIVRINPYELHIVDPDFYDELYSPSHKSDKYRWWTNLAGADGSSFSTVPHDLHRLRRGALNPFFSARSVARLEPLIRGKVDKLSARFSELVKTGEVVRLDAAFMALTMDVICDYAFAHDRRYLDEPDFKLLWKETIIGAFEGGAAGRQFPWMLPVMKRLPLPVVSAMNPSVGHLLRWQAGVRDQVRPILDRTDDDDNDDVSGKQGDPSSRTTVFHALRDSDLPPGEKSLQRLCDEAEILTGAGSETTAQALTRILFYLKHVPDTLRQLRTELDAAMPSSAAEVPPWGELQKLPYLTAVIREGLRLSYGVTTRLPRIAHHDIEYKGYRIPAGTPVSQTPYFILTHPSVFPEPHRFRPERWIEAEAKGRRLDRYLVSFGKGSRQCLGINLTYAEMYLAVAAVVRRFDWDMFETTLDDVVCKHDFFVAVADLDSRGVRAKLSSRDNRRMI
- a CDS encoding Putative glycoside hydrolase, family 28, pectin lyase/virulence factor, whose amino-acid sequence is MRIISLGVLAAATGLLSATTAAAQSGIPKRPVVEPAPFNSGKAMPYSPPRDEGRYCYVKPSCTAGRDDAPKILRAFTECNDGGTVVLDQKYLVSSPLDLTFLKHVDVVITGEIHFNDDPYYWAENSFKFDFQNQSVFWKLGGEDINIYGDLGNDKSVIDGHGQAYWVEIQTNKSLLRPMLFSFDGVKGATMSHLRMRNPPNWFNLIANSTDVIISNMDLRAISENGVKIANSDGWDTYRSDRIVIQDSFIINTDDCVSFKPNSTNIVVQNLDCTGSHGMSVGSLGQYKGETDIVENLYIYNTTMADASDAARIKVWPGIETAFQTLLNGGGGLGRVRNVTYDTFKNINNDRAITITQCYGQKNQTLCEEFPANLTISDITLKNIYGTTSKKLDPQAGTLVCSAPDRCSNIRAENVTVTVPSGKTPEWECKNIDRSLLKINCAGGTGDERDTTNG